CCCCCTTTCCTTAGGGGTTCTCTGGGCCCTACCCCTATGCCATTTcgggctggaggtgggggggccACAGGGACCCTTCATGCTGTCCTTAATCCACCCTCCTTACCTGTGAAAATCCCCTTCACTCTGCTCGACCCTTCAGTGCTTTCCCCTCCAACTCCCCTGCTCCTTGCTgaatcccaccccttcccctccccagtctgCATGCTTTTGGCTCTAAAGTTCTCACTCCCAATTCATAGTTTTGAAACCAGAAATGTCTCAGATTTGGggtaatttttgttgttgtttttcttttatatataagtATATTTTGCGTGTTTGTTTGTAACTCCATGCGTCAGAATTGTTTTGCAATTTTGTaaattctttctctcttccttgtttTAATTTATACATCCTCCCTTTTTTGGTAATGATTTCTCTATTTATTGGTCCTTTATTGGGGGTTTGatccaggtttttcttttttttttaaaaaagaaactttttaCAATGTTGTTGTATCtgcttgttatttttttaaagttcttttgttgtttcttttggcTTCTCTGGAATTTTTGTTTGAATTTccgatttaatttttaatttttttttggtctgTTAATATTTTCCTTGACATGGTGCTCAGtcttctcatgggggggggggcagtgtgtgtgggggggcagtttAATCCTGGATCATCTTGttgatttcctgttttgtttttttagcagAATCCTGCCCCGCCCAGCAATGGTAGAGCTCTTTTCCTTCCGAAACCTGCACTTTTTAAATTTCCcaattttttcctctctctcacaaacacactgAAATAAAACAGATGAACAGCTAGTGTCTTTGgaaaacaaattttttaaaaaaggattcttATTGTACTGTAGGGGACAAGGATAAACAAATCTTATtttgtaaatgtaaaaaaaaaaattaaattaactcaCAGAGATAAAACAACcagacttttctctctctctctttctctccccgaaTCTTTTGTTACTGGTTTTGTTCCTTTGTTCTGACTTGAGGGGGAGAGAATTTGCAGGGGATCCCCTGGGGCTCTAAGTGGCCCCTCTGCTTTTTcttttgggtgggaggggaggctgggcaatctcctggaactacagcccatctccagaggACATAGCTCAAGTCccttggagacaatggctgctctgCAATGGCAGATTTGGGGggcccctccccagtctccacccctgacacctccaagaatttcctgacccagagttggcacccttTCAGCCTCTGTCCCAGGGGCTAGGGGCCCAGGCGGTGGCAGGGAGCCTTGCCCCTCTATTATCCGGGATGCCGGGATGCTGCCGACTCCAAACACGAAGCATCCCTGGAATTTGAGGGCATGGGggaccctccctccctgcatccCTGGGACGGGGTCGGGCGGTTTGGCTGGGCCTGGTGTgcgagtgtgtgtgcgtgtgtgtgcgtgtgtgtgtggcattCCTAGATTATCCCGGAGAGTCGGAGGCTGGCCCAGCGGCAGGGGGTGGGGATGCCTGGGAGCAGCACGTAAAGGATGCTGCAAACTCAGGAGCCCGGCCAGAGCGTGGCAGGAGGCGTTGGGGAAGAAGGAGTCAGGCGCCAGGATGGGCTTGGACAGCCGCTGCCAGAGGGCCGGGTCGGGGTCCCCGGAGCCAGAGTGCGGGCCAGAGGGCTCTCCCCTGCCGCCCCCTCCCTACGCCGGGGAAGGGGCCCTGGAGCTGCGGGGGTCTCTGGACTGCTGGGCCTGTGCCGTGTTGGTCACGATCCAGAACTTGCTGGTGGGCCTGCTCAACCTCCTCTTGGTGGGGGTCATCTTCGGGGTCATCCTGTTCCCCGCGGGGGTCTTGCTCGGATTCGGGTTTCTGTGCCATTCTGAGGTGAGCTCTGCTTTTCGCTTCTCCCCAGTTTGCGGAGTCTCAGGGGTGGGGATGGGCACGGCCCAAAGGGGAGGGGTGACAGCAGGGTGCGGGTCGGTCTGGAGGTCCCTGAGCAGAACTGTGGGTCCAGGAGGGCCTTTACGGAGGGAAGGGGGCATGCTACCCATGCAGGGGATTGGGGTCCTTGGGAGGTCCCGACTTCCTGCTCCAAAaggctgcgggggtgggggggggtggatgcaACTCTTGAGGCCACAGCCTGCTTTGCATGTAGGATCTGTGCGCTGCTCTTCTCCGGGAGATGGACAGAGGCCGAAGGGCTGAGCAGTGTCTCTGAGCACGCACAAAGTGTCTTTCTGACCCCCACCGAATAACCGCAACCAAGATTTCAGACCCAAGTCTGGCTAGTTAGAGGGGGAACCTCCTTCCTCTTTCAGCCACACGCCTCTCTGCGtagctctttttaaaagttttcttaaGCATAGGGATGggaatgtgtgtggaatggccccggCTGGGCTGTCTCCACGTGCGGCTGCTTTGTTTGGGAAAACTGCCCCGGGGGCACAAGACCCTCCTTgcctcacccccccacacacacccacccacccacccactgccctttGAGTCCTGCCAGCCacgccttttcctttccccaagcCCCCTGGGCTATGCAGATTGCTCCCGCCAGCCCAAAACCGAGGGGGGAGGtcccacggggggggggctttccaaagGGAGGGCTGCAATGGGTTCAGTTTGCCCGCCAGTCCAGCTTGGGTCTGGGCAGCCTGGCTGCCTTGGGGAAGAAAGACCCTCTGTGTATGCTCACGGTACCAGCTGTCCCAGGCCTTATGGTAACGAGAACGCTTTCAGCAAGGTGAGTGAGACGGATGTTTTAATCCCATCagagcccaccccacccctaacCCTGGTTTGGCTGCTTGTTCAATAAGTCCGGTGCCCATTTCTTGACATTTCAGGAATGtttccctttgcccccccccccaaaaaaaagatcaaCTGGCAAAAATTTTGCTAAGCCCTGGGATTTTGTTCACaattcagcccccacccccaggctcccccccctttcctccagaATTCTCCCCGCAGCTGTGGCCCCTCTAGGGTGGTCTTGGCTcaaggggatttgggggcaggcggtgggtgggtgggtgggtgggtgggcggccgCTGTGGAATGCTCTGAGCTCAAGCGGGTCTCTGTGCCTGTCACATCCGTAGCcctccttgggggaaggggggggtgtcACGGCAGGCAAATCTGTTTGGTCACAAGCCCATCGCTGCTCCTTTCAAATGCTCTCGGCATTTGCGtgctgaattaatttttttaaaagctgtgtttGAAACCTGCCTGGGGTGCCTGAGAGAAAGGCCGGCTGAAATAATAACAGCTGATATCAAAAACACCTGGAAGCGTCTCCGAACAAGGAAACTTGAAAAAAACAGGAGGAGTCTGCACAAAAACAGGCGACTGAAACAAAGAGCACGCAAGGCCGGATTCAGAAGGTCAGAGGGCCCCACGTAGCCCCTTTGCCAGCCTACGAAGACCATCGCCGGACAGTCGCAGCTAGGCTGCGCTGGCTTCTTTGCAAGACACGGGGCTTCCCAACCAGCCAGAAATGCATGGGAacacaaaccagacaagatcGTGGGAAGCTGTAGAGAAAAAAAATTTAGAAATAGGGTTTGGATCATTGAGGTAGCAATCCCAGGGGGACAGTGGAACAGACaagaaagaacaggaggaggCCGAGAGATACCAAGACGTgtgcctctgggagaagaaggtgacCACTGTGCCTGTTGTCCTTGGAGCCTTTGGGGCAGTgtctagaagtctcaagaaacacgtGGACATGCATCGGCTCCAGAAGACAGCAAGAATCCTGCGACGATACCCCTGCAAtccccaagaacttggctagatcttgaaAGGATGCCCAGGCGAGCCCAGCCTCATCAAGGGGGGGAGACCACTTAGGAAGTCCTGGAGTCTCTGCAGCATTAGCCTCCCCAACCCCCAAACCAGGAGTTTTGTATCCTGACCAGAGCAGAGACAGCGGCGGCCAGAAAGAGCACCCCGGTAGGGTCAGGGAGGAGGGCAGAAAACAGCACAACCACCTAGGTGGGCCATCCCAGTCCAGCCTGCAAAACACATTACTGGGACATGAATGTTGTGAGTGCGAATTCTTGGGAGAGCAGCTGCTGGGCACGAAACTCCCGAATCTGACTCTgagatctcctcctcctcctcctcctctcctgtacGCAGTGACACAAAGCAGATGCCAAGCACTAGCGGCTTTGATAACCTTGCGGGGCGGGCCAGATGCAGGGTGCATTCCAGAAAGCGAAAGGATGGGCTGCCCTGCCCCCTCTTCCGGCATCTGGGATCTCtgtcctggggagggagggagctgttttGGCAGGAAGTGGCCCAGCCCTCGCCTGGGCCCTCACCTCCTCTGGGGCTTGGAAAGGCCTGGACTGGCCTGGCCTTTCTTGAGAAGCGGAGGCAGAAGAACGGGGAAGGGGCtacggggttgccaactccagactttgaaaactggagatttggaggcggttgcttgcagagaggggtggggtggggaggggagggacttcacttgAATCTGTGATCTGCCACAGAgtttgatctttgtagtctggggatggttgtcgttccaggagatctccaggccccacctggaggctagagAAACCAAAGACTCGCCAGCCTGGTCAGGTCCCCAAACAAAATGAGAAAAAGCTGAGGAACAACATCCGAGTCATTTAATAAATCATCACCCAAATGTAGGCTGGTAAACAGACGCTTTCGTGCTCCAGAACTTCATCAGCGATTCCTTCGTAGATTTTTATAATTGTTACAATCAGAATTCATttagcaacaaaacaaaaaggtcCTCAGTTCTACTGATGACGATTCAAAGGATTCTCACTCGACAAATTTCTTATTGTAACAAATATAATTTTCATTTCCTTTGGGGAACCCACCTGAGGGGGCggggctctctccccttcccaagctccgCCTTCCACAGGTGCTCAGCCCAAATCCCCAGGTGGTTCCTCCATTAATTATTTACCTCACCTCCGCCTCGCCTTTCTCCTCGATTGCATCCCACAGTGGttcacctccttctcctctcctccactgcaCCCTCAGGacccccctgcgaggtaggcaaggctgagggcgtgcgtgtgactggcccaaggccacccagatttGAACTTGGGATGCCCAGCTGGGCAAACTGATGGAGCATGCTGGCACGTGGCCAAGCTCTTTCTGCCTGCGCCTGAGAACCAGCTGACTgtggtccctctccttccctccctccctttctctgcagTTCTTGAACAACCAGGCCCAGTACTGCAGGGCCCACCTGCACGACTCCGGCGCGGTCGCTCTCCTCGTGGTGGGCTTCGCCCTCCTGGTGCCCCtcctggtcctggccctggccgCCTACTGCCGCGTGGCTCGCCGCCTCCAGCTCGGCTACTGCCTCATCCCCTACAGCAAAGCCGTCTACAAGAACCTGCCGGTGTCGCGCTACCACCGCTCCAGCTGTTGCTGCACCCAGGATCTGGACTCCGTGGAGAAAGTTTGGGTTTGAGAGGGGAGGGGCGAGGGGGCAGGTtgggacggggtggggggggtgcaGGAGTAacgggggggtgggagaggggaatgACTCTATTGAGAAGCCTAAGCTAGGGAGTTCTGAAGATCCGGGCTCCCCCCTGCAAGTCAGCGGATACTTCACAGCAGTGGAATTTGCAACGGTGCATCAGACTCTccctgaacatgtgcagaggTGGGCCTTCAGAGAGGTGCTGAATTCCATCCAGGACTGGTGCTCCAGAAGCATGGCATGAAAAACATCACTCCAGGGGTCGTAAGCTGGGAAAAGGATCAGTTCATGGTTTTGCTCAACTTTGGAAGAGGCAAGGAAAGATTTTGCCCTCTTTTCACTGTCTGCTTACTGGACACTGAAGTAGGCCTTTTGAGGGCCTTCTGGGGTCGTAATggggcacccccctccccatctccccaaaAAGAAACCCAGAGAGATGCTGATATCTGATTGTTTCTGAAGGGTGGGGGGTGTCTGTGAAGTTACGTGGGGAATTGGATGAGTTACCAATACTAGAAGTTGAGCAGATGGGCCAGATTTAAGTGGGTGCAGGGGGGGGAGAACTCCCCTTCTCCTGTGCTGGGGCTCCAAAAGGCCAGCCCTTTGCTGCGCTTGCTTTTGATTCTTGTGACACTCAAAGTTTTTGCTTGGCTCTGTCATCACACTGGAGGCAGAATTTGCCCTCCCCCTCAGAAATGTATTCGGATAGTTCCTTCAAtatactttttttttgctttattgaTTTGCCTCGTTTATGCCGGTCCTTCCACCACAGTGGGGACCCAGAGTGGCTgacatctttctcctctccaccagtttatcttcacaacaaccctgtgaggtaggttgggtagATGGCGCAGCAAGCTTCCGCAGCAGAGCTGGGATCTGGACCCGGGTCTTCCAGGTCTAGTCTGATCCTTATGCCAGGCTGGCTCTCTTATGCCGACTACGGCTTTGTGGCCAAGGGCGAGGGGGTTGGCTTCACACCCCGTcccctgtgttctctgctcttccCTGGGCGTTGCCCGAGTTTGGGTTTTGGAGGGGGCCCAAAACAGCTGGCACGTCTCCCCTAAGAGCTTTGACAAGCCCTGTGATATGGAGTGGGGTGAGCTTCCAACCATCTGTTTTTGTCCGGATTCTCGGCCAGGCCAAAGGGGAAGAAGGGACAGCCTGCTGCCTGACCTGGTGGCACCCTGCCGGGAACGGGTCAGGTTTCCACTGGGCCTCCCAGCTGGACAAGCAAATTGGAGCCTGGCCCAAGGGGCCATTTCCCGGCATgtctccttttcccttccttcagCCTGCCAGGCTGGCTGGGAGGACAGAAGCTGGGTGCCAAaggaggctcagtggcagagcctcggcttggcctgcaggaggtccccggttcaatccccaacgtCTCCAGTtcaagggaccaggcaggagagggatgggaaagacccttgtccccgagaccctggagagcagctgccagtttgaGAGGAAAATACCGCCTCTGAGAGACCAAAGGAAGCTTCCTGTGAGTCGGGGACCCTGCCCTGAAAGGAACGAAGACGAGAGAGCCTTCCCAGGGAACCACAACTCAAAGCAGACCCCTTCCCTCCTACCACGAGGCCCCCAGGCCCCTGCTGTCACTCACTCCTCGGATCCGGAAATTGCTCACTGAGGCTTCAGGCTGGATTGTGGGCTTTGGGGTGAGTTATAATGTCTCCGGCTCCGACCCCTTGAAGGACCTGAGTGACGCATCTTAGCCCGATCTGACCACAGCcgggaagctcagcagggccgtTCCTGGTTAGCATTGGCCTGGGAGACCCCCTAGGCAGCCCTGGGTCCCGGGACAGAAaccggcaaaccacctctggacgcctcctgccttgaaaacccctctgGGGTCGCTGCGCATCGGCTGAGCCTTGCCGGCCGTGTTCGCGGGTGTCCGAGGTGCGAGGAAAGCCGACTCCGTGCCGTGGGGCAGGCAAGGGGAATATCCTGTTCCAAACAGGATGAGCTGAGTCAGCCCCGGGCGCCAAGAGGCCACTGGAAACTCCACGTTCAGGGAGGAAGGAACCGCGGATAAGATAAGACAGCggcccctggctctctcttcctccctccctgcgtCCCCCATTGTGCTTtttgatggggtgggggtggggacagacacccccccccagctgtttctGGGGAGGGTTGAAGGCAAAGGGcaagagattccttcaggcagtaaaaaacaGGGATACAAAAACACCAGCTCATCttcatctgctcccccccccccccgcaaaagggTAGAATTtgcaaaagcttttaaaaatcctACCAGGGAGTGGTGATGGGGTAATCCCCTCCACAGCCAGATCTTGGAACCCAGTGGATCATTTTTAATCCACACAGGATTATCAGGGCCGGCCGGTTCCTGGTGTGGAACTGGAACTTCTGTTTTGCAGAGAATGATGCAAGCTTCTAGGCATTTGGGGGTCTATTGGGGACTGGGGGAGGCGGGGTTTGACCTGACTCTCCACAGATTGGAGAGGGGGGCCTATCTGCACCCTGGGGTGAAGGGGCAAGAGCCAGATTTAACAGAAAAGGATCTCCAGTGGctggaggaaaaggaaagagaggaTGTCGGGAAGGACAAAAGGAggggccccttcccccccccttcctgctgacTGGAATCACACCAAAGCCTTCCTCACCCCAACTACTTCCTGGAGGGAAGACTCTGATGGCAGGAAGACACCTGGAGGaagctggctcccctccccatttcaaacacctccctcccctccacccagtCCGTTTTGGAAAGCCCAGGCAGATCAAAGGGAGGAGCAgcactctccccctcctccccttattCACACCTCTGGAAGGTTGCATGTAGCTCAGAGGTCACTAATGGctgacccccctcctcccccagtgcAGGGAGAGGGGGGCTCCACGGTTTCCtaagaggcagcagcagggaacatgaggagctctgctgggtcagaccagagacgGTCCATCTAGTCATGCCTCCCGTCTagcccaggggccagccagttcctctggagggccagcagcagggcagggaggccttcccctcctgagttgcctcctggtgctgggATTCAGAGCCTGACTACCTCCAAGCATGGAGGCTCTCTTTAGTCACTAAGGCTAGTAGCCACGACAGGCCTCTCCTCCATGAGGACCACACAGCGCTCTTCGGCTCATGAGGAAGGAGCTAGAAAATGCACCACCAACTTAGAGCAATAGCCAGATTTTACTAGAGCTAACAAACATCTTTAACCGGCAAACACCTTGGTAGGGCTGGAGGCTTcccaagtcctggggggggggtgtgtgcagCCCTTTTGCCCACT
The Paroedura picta isolate Pp20150507F chromosome 16, Ppicta_v3.0, whole genome shotgun sequence genome window above contains:
- the TMEM88 gene encoding transmembrane protein 88 — its product is MGLDSRCQRAGSGSPEPECGPEGSPLPPPPYAGEGALELRGSLDCWACAVLVTIQNLLVGLLNLLLVGVIFGVILFPAGVLLGFGFLCHSEFLNNQAQYCRAHLHDSGAVALLVVGFALLVPLLVLALAAYCRVARRLQLGYCLIPYSKAVYKNLPVSRYHRSSCCCTQDLDSVEKVWV